A section of the Alligator mississippiensis isolate rAllMis1 chromosome 8, rAllMis1, whole genome shotgun sequence genome encodes:
- the MBTD1 gene encoding MBT domain-containing protein 1 isoform X5: MFDGYDSCSEDTSSSSSSDESEEEVAPLPSSLPIIKNNGQVYTYPDGKSGMATCEMCGMVGVRDAFYSKTKRFCSVSCSRSYSSNSKKASILARLQVTGKPPTKKAKVLQKQPLVAKLAAYAQYQATLQNQAKTKTAAVPVEGFSWGNYINSNSFTAAPVTCFKHAPMGTCWGDISEGVRVEVPNTDCSLPTKVFWIAGIVKLAGYNALLRYEGFENDSSLDFWCNVCGSDIHPVGWCAASGKPLVPPRTIQHKYTNWKAFLVKRLTGAKTLPPDFSQKVSESMQYPFKPSMRVEVVDKTHLCRTRVAIVDSVIGGRLRLVYEESEDKTDDFWCHMYSPLIHHIGWSRSIGHRFKRSDITKKQDGHFDAPPHLFAKVKEVDTSGEWFKEGMKLEAIDPLNLSAICVATIRKVLADGYLMIGIDGSEAADGSDWFCYHATSPSIFPVGFCEINMIELTPPRGYAKLPFKWFDYLREMDSIAAPVKLFNKEVPNHGFHVGMKLEAVDLMEPRLVCVATVTRIIHRLLRIHFDGWEDEYDQWVDCESPDLYPVGWCQLTGYQLQPPAPQTSRDSQSSSSKQKKKAKSQQYKGHKKMTSLQLKEELLDGEEYSFLQGASDQESNGSASYYIKQEP, encoded by the exons ATGTTTGACGGGTATGATAGTTGCAGTGAGGATACTAGCAGCAGCTCAAGCTCTGatgagagtgaagaggaagttgctCCATTGCCCTCCAGTCTCCCAATTATCAAAAATAATGGACAGGTCTACACTTACCCGGATGGTAAATCCGGCATGG CTACATGTGAGATGTGCGGGATGGTTGGCGTCCGAGATGCTTTTTATTCTAAAACAAAACGCTTCTGCAGTGTTTCATGCTCCAGAAGTTACTCGTCGAACTCCAAGAAGGCCAGCATTCTGGCCAGACTTCAGGTAACG GGTAAACCACCAACTAAGAAGGCTAAAGTTCTACAGAAACAACCGTTAGTGGCTAAACTAGCAGCATATGCTCAGTATCAAGCTACGTTACAAAACCAGGCAAAGACTAAAACAG CAGCTGTCCCCGTGGAAGGCTTCAGCTGGGGTAACTACATCAATAGCAATAGCTTTACAGCAGCTCCCGTTACCTGTTTCAAACAT GCTCCCATGGGGACATGCTGGGGGGACATCTCAGAAGGAGTGCGAGTGGAAGTTCCAAACACAGACTGCAGCCTACCGACCAAAGTCTTCTGGATAGCTGGAATTGTAAAATTagcag GTTACAATGCTTTGCTAAGATATGAAGGGTTTGAAAATGATTCAAGCCTTGATTTCTGGTGCAACGTTTGTGGGTCTGATATCCACCCAGTTGGTTGGTGTGCAGCCAGTGGGAAGCCTTTAGTTCCGCCTCGAA CCATCCAACACAAATACACAAACTGGAAAGCTTTTCTAGTGAAACGACTTACTGGTGCCAAAACGCTTCCTCCTGACTTTTCTCAGAAG gtaTCAGAAAGTATGCAGTATCCCTTCAAACCTTCCATGAGAGTAGAAGTTGTTGACAAAACGCATCTTTGTCGAACGCGGGTAGCAATTGTAGACAGTGTAATTGGAGGACGATTACGACTGGTGTATGAAGAAAGTGAAGACAAAACTGATGATTTCTGGTGCCATATGTACAGCCCGCTCATTCATCATATTGGCTGGTCCCGAAGTATAGGACATCGATTCAAAAGATCTG ATATTACAAAGAAACAGGACGGACATTTTGATGCACCTCCTCATTTATTTGCAAAG GTAAAAGAAGTAGACACAAGTGGCGAATGGTTCAAGGAGGGAATGAAATTGGAAGCTATAGATCCTTTAAACCTTTCTGCAATATGTGTTGCAACCATTAGAAAG GTGTTAGCAGATGGCTATCTTATGATTGGGATTGATGGCTCAGAAGCAGCAGATGGGTCTGACTGGTTTTGTTACCATGCCACCTCCCCTTCTATTTTCCCTGTTGGTTTCTGTGAAATTAACATGATTGAACTAACTCCCCCCAGAG GTTATGCAAAGCTCCCTTTCAAATGGTTTGACTACCTCAGGGAAATGGACTCTATAGCAGCACCTGTAAAGCTCTTCAATAAG GAAGTTCCAAACCATGGGTTTCACGTTGGAATGAAACTGGAAGCTGTCGATCTTATGGAACCTCGCCTGGTTTGTGTTGCCACAGTAACTCGTATTATCCATCGCTTATTAAGGATACACTTTGATGGCTGGGAAGATGAATATGATCAGTGGGTGGATTGCGAATCCCCTGACCTCTATCCAGTAGGATGGTGTCAGCTAACAGGATATCAACTTCAGCCTCCAGCACCACAAA CATCAAGAGACAGCCAGTCAAGTTcatcaaaacagaagaaaaaggctAAGTCGCAACAATACAAAGGACACAAGAAAA